One Gambusia affinis linkage group LG15, SWU_Gaff_1.0, whole genome shotgun sequence genomic window carries:
- the rcc1l gene encoding RCC1-like G exchanging factor-like protein isoform X1: MFSRIQFHWKNVNWMALPCLCPRHMRLALRVCGYATLSGASRPQEKSGEPVFQYVGEHRRPTHKVFVWGFSFTGALGIPSFVVPDSGRKNPRRYQYTPYRLETAEQISSAACGYGFTLMASSTKDVTKLWGMGLNKDSQLGFQRTQHSAHKSYDYVLEPSPVALPLSQPQQTRVVQVSCGRAHSLVLTDQEGVFSMGNNAYGQCGRKIVDEEVYSGSHIIHRIKGFSSRVVQVACGQDHSLFLTDTGKVFSCGWGADGQTGLGHLNISSSPVEVGGELAGVDVQQISTYGDCSLAVSRDGQLFGWGNSEYRQLALATESTQQLSQKEETASSKMRPQTHKGQMNSPRHLPLKGCGKVVQAACGGTQVAVLNEKGEVFVWGYGILGKGPNLSESSYPERIPPTLFGRSEFNPSVAVVKVRCGLSHFAAVTDRGELFVWGKNVRGCLGIGKKDDQFFPWRVTVPGQVVDVACGVDHMVALVKSLL, encoded by the exons atgttttcaagaatACAATTTCATTGGAAAAACGTGAACTG GATGGCTCTCCCGTGTCTCTGCCCTCGCCACATGCGGTTGGCCCTGCGTGTGTGTGGCTACGCGACACTCAGCGGGGCGTCCAGACCGCAGGAGAAGAGCGGCGAGCCAGTTTTCCAGTACGTCGGCGAGCACCGGAGGCCGACCCACAAAGTGTTTGTTTGGGGCTTCAGCTTCACCGGGGCACTGGGGATCCCCAGCTTCGTGGTGCCGGACAGTGGCAGGAAAAATCCTCGCAGATATCAGTACACTCCATACCGCCTGGAGACTGCAGAGCAG ATTTCATCGGCTGCTTGTGGTTACGGCTTCACTCTCATGGCCTCTTCAACCAAAGACGTGACCAAACTTTGGGGCATGGGCCTGAACAAGGACTCCCAGCTGGGCTTCCAGCGCACACAACACAGCGCCC ATAAAAGCTACGACTACGTTCTGGAGCCGTCGCCGGTGGCGCTGCCTCTCTCCCAGCCTCAGCAGACCAGAGTGGTCCAGGTGTCCTGCGGCCGCGCCCACTCCCTGGTCCTCACCGACCAGGAGGGAG TGTTCAGCATGGGGAACAACGCGTACGGCCAGTGTGGGAGGAAGATCGTTGATGAAGAAGTCTACAG TGGCAGCCACATCATTCACAGGATCAAAGGCTTCAGCAGCAGGGTGGTCCAG GTGGCGTGTGGGCAGGACCACAGCTTGTTCCTCACTGACACGGGGAAAGTGTTTTCCTGTGGATGGGGAGCCGACGGTCAGACGG GTTTGGGCCATCTCAACATCAGCTCCTCCCCGGTGGAAGTGGGAGGCGAGCTCGCCGGCGTGGACGTGCAGCAGATCAGCACATACGGAGACTGCAGCCTGGCCGTTTCCAGGGACGGTCAGCTGTTTGGCTGGGGAAACTCTGAGTACAGACAGCTGGCCTTGGCCACTGAGTCCACCCAG CAGCTCAGTCAGAAGGAAGAAACAGCATCAAGCAAAATGAGACCACAAACCCACAAAGGACAG ATGAACTCTCCACGTCATCTCCCTCTAAAAGGCTGTGGGAAGGTGGTTCAGGCAGCATGTGGAGGAACCCAGGTGGCCGTTCTCAATG AAAAAGGAGAGGTGTTTGTTTGGGGCTATGGTATTCTGGGAAAAGGTCCGAATCTCTCCGAGTCTTCGTACCCGGAGAGGATTCCTCCCACTCTGTTTGGACGCTCCGAGTTCAACCCCTCTGTGGCCGTCGTCAAGGTCAGGTGTGGCCTCAGCCATTTTGCAGCAGTGACAG ATCGAGGTGAACTTTTCGTTTGGGGGAAGAACGTCAGAGGCTGCTTGGGTATCGGAAAGAAAGACGACCAATTCTTCCCCTGGAGA GTGACGGTTCCAGGTCAGGTGGTGGATGTAGCGTGCGGCGTGGACCACATGGTGGCGCTGGTGAAGTCTCTCCTGTGA
- the rcc1l gene encoding RCC1-like G exchanging factor-like protein isoform X3, with amino-acid sequence MALPCLCPRHMRLALRVCGYATLSGASRPQEKSGEPVFQYVGEHRRPTHKVFVWGFSFTGALGIPSFVVPDSGRKNPRRYQYTPYRLETAEQISSAACGYGFTLMASSTKDVTKLWGMGLNKDSQLGFQRTQHSAHKSYDYVLEPSPVALPLSQPQQTRVVQVSCGRAHSLVLTDQEGVFSMGNNAYGQCGRKIVDEEVYSGSHIIHRIKGFSSRVVQVACGQDHSLFLTDTGKVFSCGWGADGQTGLGHLNISSSPVEVGGELAGVDVQQISTYGDCSLAVSRDGQLFGWGNSEYRQLALATESTQQLSQKEETASSKMRPQTHKGQMNSPRHLPLKGCGKVVQAACGGTQVAVLNEKGEVFVWGYGILGKGPNLSESSYPERIPPTLFGRSEFNPSVAVVKVRCGLSHFAAVTDRGELFVWGKNVRGCLGIGKKDDQFFPWRVTVPGQVVDVACGVDHMVALVKSLL; translated from the exons ATGGCTCTCCCGTGTCTCTGCCCTCGCCACATGCGGTTGGCCCTGCGTGTGTGTGGCTACGCGACACTCAGCGGGGCGTCCAGACCGCAGGAGAAGAGCGGCGAGCCAGTTTTCCAGTACGTCGGCGAGCACCGGAGGCCGACCCACAAAGTGTTTGTTTGGGGCTTCAGCTTCACCGGGGCACTGGGGATCCCCAGCTTCGTGGTGCCGGACAGTGGCAGGAAAAATCCTCGCAGATATCAGTACACTCCATACCGCCTGGAGACTGCAGAGCAG ATTTCATCGGCTGCTTGTGGTTACGGCTTCACTCTCATGGCCTCTTCAACCAAAGACGTGACCAAACTTTGGGGCATGGGCCTGAACAAGGACTCCCAGCTGGGCTTCCAGCGCACACAACACAGCGCCC ATAAAAGCTACGACTACGTTCTGGAGCCGTCGCCGGTGGCGCTGCCTCTCTCCCAGCCTCAGCAGACCAGAGTGGTCCAGGTGTCCTGCGGCCGCGCCCACTCCCTGGTCCTCACCGACCAGGAGGGAG TGTTCAGCATGGGGAACAACGCGTACGGCCAGTGTGGGAGGAAGATCGTTGATGAAGAAGTCTACAG TGGCAGCCACATCATTCACAGGATCAAAGGCTTCAGCAGCAGGGTGGTCCAG GTGGCGTGTGGGCAGGACCACAGCTTGTTCCTCACTGACACGGGGAAAGTGTTTTCCTGTGGATGGGGAGCCGACGGTCAGACGG GTTTGGGCCATCTCAACATCAGCTCCTCCCCGGTGGAAGTGGGAGGCGAGCTCGCCGGCGTGGACGTGCAGCAGATCAGCACATACGGAGACTGCAGCCTGGCCGTTTCCAGGGACGGTCAGCTGTTTGGCTGGGGAAACTCTGAGTACAGACAGCTGGCCTTGGCCACTGAGTCCACCCAG CAGCTCAGTCAGAAGGAAGAAACAGCATCAAGCAAAATGAGACCACAAACCCACAAAGGACAG ATGAACTCTCCACGTCATCTCCCTCTAAAAGGCTGTGGGAAGGTGGTTCAGGCAGCATGTGGAGGAACCCAGGTGGCCGTTCTCAATG AAAAAGGAGAGGTGTTTGTTTGGGGCTATGGTATTCTGGGAAAAGGTCCGAATCTCTCCGAGTCTTCGTACCCGGAGAGGATTCCTCCCACTCTGTTTGGACGCTCCGAGTTCAACCCCTCTGTGGCCGTCGTCAAGGTCAGGTGTGGCCTCAGCCATTTTGCAGCAGTGACAG ATCGAGGTGAACTTTTCGTTTGGGGGAAGAACGTCAGAGGCTGCTTGGGTATCGGAAAGAAAGACGACCAATTCTTCCCCTGGAGA GTGACGGTTCCAGGTCAGGTGGTGGATGTAGCGTGCGGCGTGGACCACATGGTGGCGCTGGTGAAGTCTCTCCTGTGA
- the rcc1l gene encoding RCC1-like G exchanging factor-like protein isoform X2, producing MALPCLCPRHMRLALRVCGYATLSGASRPQEKSGEPVFQYVGEHRRPTHKVFVWGFSFTGALGIPSFVVPDSGRKNPRRYQYTPYRLETAEQISSAACGYGFTLMASSTKDVTKLWGMGLNKDSQLGFQRTQHSAHKSYDYVLEPSPVALPLSQPQQTRVVQVSCGRAHSLVLTDQEGVFSMGNNAYGQCGRKIVDEEVYSGSHIIHRIKGFSSRVVQVACGQDHSLFLTDTGKVFSCGWGADGQTGLGHLNISSSPVEVGGELAGVDVQQISTYGDCSLAVSRDGQLFGWGNSEYRQLALATESTQLSQKEETASSKMRPQTHKGQMNSPRHLPLKGCGKVVQAACGGTQVAVLNEKGEVFVWGYGILGKGPNLSESSYPERIPPTLFGRSEFNPSVAVVKVRCGLSHFAAVTDRGELFVWGKNVRGCLGIGKKDDQFFPWRVTVPGQVVDVACGVDHMVALVKSLL from the exons ATGGCTCTCCCGTGTCTCTGCCCTCGCCACATGCGGTTGGCCCTGCGTGTGTGTGGCTACGCGACACTCAGCGGGGCGTCCAGACCGCAGGAGAAGAGCGGCGAGCCAGTTTTCCAGTACGTCGGCGAGCACCGGAGGCCGACCCACAAAGTGTTTGTTTGGGGCTTCAGCTTCACCGGGGCACTGGGGATCCCCAGCTTCGTGGTGCCGGACAGTGGCAGGAAAAATCCTCGCAGATATCAGTACACTCCATACCGCCTGGAGACTGCAGAGCAG ATTTCATCGGCTGCTTGTGGTTACGGCTTCACTCTCATGGCCTCTTCAACCAAAGACGTGACCAAACTTTGGGGCATGGGCCTGAACAAGGACTCCCAGCTGGGCTTCCAGCGCACACAACACAGCGCCC ATAAAAGCTACGACTACGTTCTGGAGCCGTCGCCGGTGGCGCTGCCTCTCTCCCAGCCTCAGCAGACCAGAGTGGTCCAGGTGTCCTGCGGCCGCGCCCACTCCCTGGTCCTCACCGACCAGGAGGGAG TGTTCAGCATGGGGAACAACGCGTACGGCCAGTGTGGGAGGAAGATCGTTGATGAAGAAGTCTACAG TGGCAGCCACATCATTCACAGGATCAAAGGCTTCAGCAGCAGGGTGGTCCAG GTGGCGTGTGGGCAGGACCACAGCTTGTTCCTCACTGACACGGGGAAAGTGTTTTCCTGTGGATGGGGAGCCGACGGTCAGACGG GTTTGGGCCATCTCAACATCAGCTCCTCCCCGGTGGAAGTGGGAGGCGAGCTCGCCGGCGTGGACGTGCAGCAGATCAGCACATACGGAGACTGCAGCCTGGCCGTTTCCAGGGACGGTCAGCTGTTTGGCTGGGGAAACTCTGAGTACAGACAGCTGGCCTTGGCCACTGAGTCCACCCAG CTCAGTCAGAAGGAAGAAACAGCATCAAGCAAAATGAGACCACAAACCCACAAAGGACAG ATGAACTCTCCACGTCATCTCCCTCTAAAAGGCTGTGGGAAGGTGGTTCAGGCAGCATGTGGAGGAACCCAGGTGGCCGTTCTCAATG AAAAAGGAGAGGTGTTTGTTTGGGGCTATGGTATTCTGGGAAAAGGTCCGAATCTCTCCGAGTCTTCGTACCCGGAGAGGATTCCTCCCACTCTGTTTGGACGCTCCGAGTTCAACCCCTCTGTGGCCGTCGTCAAGGTCAGGTGTGGCCTCAGCCATTTTGCAGCAGTGACAG ATCGAGGTGAACTTTTCGTTTGGGGGAAGAACGTCAGAGGCTGCTTGGGTATCGGAAAGAAAGACGACCAATTCTTCCCCTGGAGA GTGACGGTTCCAGGTCAGGTGGTGGATGTAGCGTGCGGCGTGGACCACATGGTGGCGCTGGTGAAGTCTCTCCTGTGA
- the tlcd5b gene encoding TLC domain-containing protein 5 isoform X1, which translates to MSSLTSIKTAMPTLEVICSLIGWLCLYLLFCSTFSHRGPEWNCRLVTLTHGVIIVLLTAYVVFVDGPWPFTHAGTENTDLQISALAVCLGYFFFDLGWCVCYRSEGPIMLAHHAASIVGILLALLMGVSGCETCGVIFGSEITNPLLQSRWFLRQLGLYDSLLGDAVDLLFILLFATVRVGVGTVMFYCELTSPRTLLIMKLGGVVMYLLAWVFMVDIARFGYKKTRAKYRKWMVNRELKDTSEEKPVGHKE; encoded by the exons ATGTCCAGTCTTACGTCCATCAAGACTGCCATGCCTACGTTGGAGGTGATCTGCAGCCTGATTGGCTGGCTGTGCCTCTACCTGTTGTTCTGCTCCACCTTCTCTCACCGAGGGCCCGAGTGGAACTGCCGCTTGGTCACCTTGACCCATGGCGTGATCATAGTGCTGCTGACGGCATACGTTGTGTTTGTTGACGGTCCCTGGCCCTTCACACATGCAG GCACAGAAAACACTGACCTCCAGATATCTGCCCTGGCAGTCTGCCTCGGCTACTTCTTCTTTGACCTGGGTTGGTGCGTGTGCTACCGGAGCGAGGGCCCAATCATGCTGGCTCATCACGCCGCCAGCATCGTGGGCATCCTCCTGGCGCTGCTGATGGGCGTGTCGGGCTGTGAGACCTGCGGGGTGATCTTCGGCAGCGAGATCACCAACCCGCTGCTGCAGAGCCGCTGGTTCCTCCGCCAGCTGGGACTCTACGACAGCCTGCTGGGCGACGCCGTGGACCTGCTCTTCATCCTGCTGTTCGCCACGGTGCGCGTCGGCGTGGGGACCGTCATGTTTTACTGCGAGCTCACTTCGCCCAGGACTTTGCTGATAATGAAGCTCGGCGGCGTGGTCATGTATCTGCTAGCCTGGGTGTTCATGGTGGACATCGCCAGGTTCGGCTACAAGAAGACCAGGGCCAAATACAGGAAGTGGATGGTGAACCGTGAGCTCAAGGACACGAGCGAAGAAAAACCAGTTGGGCACAAAGAGTGA
- the rcc1l gene encoding RCC1-like G exchanging factor-like protein isoform X5, whose amino-acid sequence MFSRIQFHWKNVNWMALPCLCPRHMRLALRVCGYATLSGASRPQEKSGEPVFQYVGEHRRPTHKVFVWGFSFTGALGIPSFVVPDSGRKNPRRYQYTPYRLETAEQISSAACGYGFTLMASSTKDVTKLWGMGLNKDSQLGFQRTQHSAHKSYDYVLEPSPVALPLSQPQQTRVVQVSCGRAHSLVLTDQEGVFSMGNNAYGQCGRKIVDEEVYSGSHIIHRIKGFSSRVVQVACGQDHSLFLTDTGKVFSCGWGADGQTGLGHLNISSSPVEVGGELAGVDVQQISTYGDCSLAVSRDGQLFGWGNSEYRQLALATESTQQLSQKEETASSKMRPQTHKGQMNSPRHLPLKGCGKVVQAACGGTQVAVLNEKGEVFVWGYGILGKGPNLSESSYPERIPPTLFGRSEFNPSVAVVKVRCGLSHFAAVTGCRLLT is encoded by the exons atgttttcaagaatACAATTTCATTGGAAAAACGTGAACTG GATGGCTCTCCCGTGTCTCTGCCCTCGCCACATGCGGTTGGCCCTGCGTGTGTGTGGCTACGCGACACTCAGCGGGGCGTCCAGACCGCAGGAGAAGAGCGGCGAGCCAGTTTTCCAGTACGTCGGCGAGCACCGGAGGCCGACCCACAAAGTGTTTGTTTGGGGCTTCAGCTTCACCGGGGCACTGGGGATCCCCAGCTTCGTGGTGCCGGACAGTGGCAGGAAAAATCCTCGCAGATATCAGTACACTCCATACCGCCTGGAGACTGCAGAGCAG ATTTCATCGGCTGCTTGTGGTTACGGCTTCACTCTCATGGCCTCTTCAACCAAAGACGTGACCAAACTTTGGGGCATGGGCCTGAACAAGGACTCCCAGCTGGGCTTCCAGCGCACACAACACAGCGCCC ATAAAAGCTACGACTACGTTCTGGAGCCGTCGCCGGTGGCGCTGCCTCTCTCCCAGCCTCAGCAGACCAGAGTGGTCCAGGTGTCCTGCGGCCGCGCCCACTCCCTGGTCCTCACCGACCAGGAGGGAG TGTTCAGCATGGGGAACAACGCGTACGGCCAGTGTGGGAGGAAGATCGTTGATGAAGAAGTCTACAG TGGCAGCCACATCATTCACAGGATCAAAGGCTTCAGCAGCAGGGTGGTCCAG GTGGCGTGTGGGCAGGACCACAGCTTGTTCCTCACTGACACGGGGAAAGTGTTTTCCTGTGGATGGGGAGCCGACGGTCAGACGG GTTTGGGCCATCTCAACATCAGCTCCTCCCCGGTGGAAGTGGGAGGCGAGCTCGCCGGCGTGGACGTGCAGCAGATCAGCACATACGGAGACTGCAGCCTGGCCGTTTCCAGGGACGGTCAGCTGTTTGGCTGGGGAAACTCTGAGTACAGACAGCTGGCCTTGGCCACTGAGTCCACCCAG CAGCTCAGTCAGAAGGAAGAAACAGCATCAAGCAAAATGAGACCACAAACCCACAAAGGACAG ATGAACTCTCCACGTCATCTCCCTCTAAAAGGCTGTGGGAAGGTGGTTCAGGCAGCATGTGGAGGAACCCAGGTGGCCGTTCTCAATG AAAAAGGAGAGGTGTTTGTTTGGGGCTATGGTATTCTGGGAAAAGGTCCGAATCTCTCCGAGTCTTCGTACCCGGAGAGGATTCCTCCCACTCTGTTTGGACGCTCCGAGTTCAACCCCTCTGTGGCCGTCGTCAAGGTCAGGTGTGGCCTCAGCCATTTTGCAGCAGTGACAG GTTGCAGACTCCTGACCTAA
- the tlcd5b gene encoding TLC domain-containing protein 5 isoform X2 has protein sequence MPTLEVICSLIGWLCLYLLFCSTFSHRGPEWNCRLVTLTHGVIIVLLTAYVVFVDGPWPFTHAGTENTDLQISALAVCLGYFFFDLGWCVCYRSEGPIMLAHHAASIVGILLALLMGVSGCETCGVIFGSEITNPLLQSRWFLRQLGLYDSLLGDAVDLLFILLFATVRVGVGTVMFYCELTSPRTLLIMKLGGVVMYLLAWVFMVDIARFGYKKTRAKYRKWMVNRELKDTSEEKPVGHKE, from the exons ATGCCTACGTTGGAGGTGATCTGCAGCCTGATTGGCTGGCTGTGCCTCTACCTGTTGTTCTGCTCCACCTTCTCTCACCGAGGGCCCGAGTGGAACTGCCGCTTGGTCACCTTGACCCATGGCGTGATCATAGTGCTGCTGACGGCATACGTTGTGTTTGTTGACGGTCCCTGGCCCTTCACACATGCAG GCACAGAAAACACTGACCTCCAGATATCTGCCCTGGCAGTCTGCCTCGGCTACTTCTTCTTTGACCTGGGTTGGTGCGTGTGCTACCGGAGCGAGGGCCCAATCATGCTGGCTCATCACGCCGCCAGCATCGTGGGCATCCTCCTGGCGCTGCTGATGGGCGTGTCGGGCTGTGAGACCTGCGGGGTGATCTTCGGCAGCGAGATCACCAACCCGCTGCTGCAGAGCCGCTGGTTCCTCCGCCAGCTGGGACTCTACGACAGCCTGCTGGGCGACGCCGTGGACCTGCTCTTCATCCTGCTGTTCGCCACGGTGCGCGTCGGCGTGGGGACCGTCATGTTTTACTGCGAGCTCACTTCGCCCAGGACTTTGCTGATAATGAAGCTCGGCGGCGTGGTCATGTATCTGCTAGCCTGGGTGTTCATGGTGGACATCGCCAGGTTCGGCTACAAGAAGACCAGGGCCAAATACAGGAAGTGGATGGTGAACCGTGAGCTCAAGGACACGAGCGAAGAAAAACCAGTTGGGCACAAAGAGTGA
- the rcc1l gene encoding RCC1-like G exchanging factor-like protein isoform X4 — protein sequence MALPCLCPRHMRLALRVCGYATLSGASRPQEKSGEPVFQYVGEHRRPTHKVFVWGFSFTGALGIPSFVVPDSGRKNPRRYQYTPYRLETAEQISSAACGYGFTLMASSTKDVTKLWGMGLNKDSQLGFQRTQHSAHKSYDYVLEPSPVALPLSQPQQTRVVQVSCGRAHSLVLTDQEGVFSMGNNAYGQCGRKIVDEEVYSGSHIIHRIKGFSSRVVQVACGQDHSLFLTDTGKVFSCGWGADGQTGLGHLNISSSPVEVGGELAGVDVQQISTYGDCSLAVSRDGQLFGWGNSEYRQLALATESTQMNSPRHLPLKGCGKVVQAACGGTQVAVLNEKGEVFVWGYGILGKGPNLSESSYPERIPPTLFGRSEFNPSVAVVKVRCGLSHFAAVTDRGELFVWGKNVRGCLGIGKKDDQFFPWRVTVPGQVVDVACGVDHMVALVKSLL from the exons ATGGCTCTCCCGTGTCTCTGCCCTCGCCACATGCGGTTGGCCCTGCGTGTGTGTGGCTACGCGACACTCAGCGGGGCGTCCAGACCGCAGGAGAAGAGCGGCGAGCCAGTTTTCCAGTACGTCGGCGAGCACCGGAGGCCGACCCACAAAGTGTTTGTTTGGGGCTTCAGCTTCACCGGGGCACTGGGGATCCCCAGCTTCGTGGTGCCGGACAGTGGCAGGAAAAATCCTCGCAGATATCAGTACACTCCATACCGCCTGGAGACTGCAGAGCAG ATTTCATCGGCTGCTTGTGGTTACGGCTTCACTCTCATGGCCTCTTCAACCAAAGACGTGACCAAACTTTGGGGCATGGGCCTGAACAAGGACTCCCAGCTGGGCTTCCAGCGCACACAACACAGCGCCC ATAAAAGCTACGACTACGTTCTGGAGCCGTCGCCGGTGGCGCTGCCTCTCTCCCAGCCTCAGCAGACCAGAGTGGTCCAGGTGTCCTGCGGCCGCGCCCACTCCCTGGTCCTCACCGACCAGGAGGGAG TGTTCAGCATGGGGAACAACGCGTACGGCCAGTGTGGGAGGAAGATCGTTGATGAAGAAGTCTACAG TGGCAGCCACATCATTCACAGGATCAAAGGCTTCAGCAGCAGGGTGGTCCAG GTGGCGTGTGGGCAGGACCACAGCTTGTTCCTCACTGACACGGGGAAAGTGTTTTCCTGTGGATGGGGAGCCGACGGTCAGACGG GTTTGGGCCATCTCAACATCAGCTCCTCCCCGGTGGAAGTGGGAGGCGAGCTCGCCGGCGTGGACGTGCAGCAGATCAGCACATACGGAGACTGCAGCCTGGCCGTTTCCAGGGACGGTCAGCTGTTTGGCTGGGGAAACTCTGAGTACAGACAGCTGGCCTTGGCCACTGAGTCCACCCAG ATGAACTCTCCACGTCATCTCCCTCTAAAAGGCTGTGGGAAGGTGGTTCAGGCAGCATGTGGAGGAACCCAGGTGGCCGTTCTCAATG AAAAAGGAGAGGTGTTTGTTTGGGGCTATGGTATTCTGGGAAAAGGTCCGAATCTCTCCGAGTCTTCGTACCCGGAGAGGATTCCTCCCACTCTGTTTGGACGCTCCGAGTTCAACCCCTCTGTGGCCGTCGTCAAGGTCAGGTGTGGCCTCAGCCATTTTGCAGCAGTGACAG ATCGAGGTGAACTTTTCGTTTGGGGGAAGAACGTCAGAGGCTGCTTGGGTATCGGAAAGAAAGACGACCAATTCTTCCCCTGGAGA GTGACGGTTCCAGGTCAGGTGGTGGATGTAGCGTGCGGCGTGGACCACATGGTGGCGCTGGTGAAGTCTCTCCTGTGA